One stretch of Trueperaceae bacterium DNA includes these proteins:
- a CDS encoding MmcQ/YjbR family DNA-binding protein has protein sequence MTDPLGVVRRICLSLPEVEERPSHGHPAWFVEGGRQFATFHAAHHDNRRPHLWCAAPPGAQEALVSARPEAYFRPPYVGHRGWLGVYLDAGLSERELEGLLIEAHRTACPARLRAALEAWAGAP, from the coding sequence ATGACCGACCCCCTGGGCGTCGTCAGGCGGATCTGCCTGTCCCTGCCGGAGGTCGAGGAGAGGCCGAGCCACGGCCACCCGGCGTGGTTCGTCGAGGGTGGCCGGCAGTTCGCGACGTTCCACGCCGCGCATCACGACAACCGGCGCCCGCATCTCTGGTGCGCCGCGCCTCCCGGCGCGCAGGAGGCGCTCGTGTCCGCGCGGCCGGAGGCGTACTTCAGGCCGCCCTACGTGGGGCACCGCGGCTGGCTGGGCGTCTACCTCGACGCCGGCCTGAGCGAGCGCGAGCTGGAGGGCCTGCTGATCGAGGCCCACCGCACCGCCTGCCCGGCGCGCCTCCGCGCCGCGTTGGAAGCGTGGGCCGGCGCTCCCTGA
- a CDS encoding nucleoside triphosphate pyrophosphohydrolase family protein yields MTLGEYQQAARTTALYPAEVRVLYPTLKLAGEAGEVAEKLGKLMRDEGYLPGQPLTDAQKGALAAELGDVLWYVANLAADLGLSLEEVASGNLAKLASRRARGVIHGSGDDR; encoded by the coding sequence ATGACCCTGGGCGAGTACCAGCAGGCGGCGCGGACCACGGCCCTCTACCCCGCTGAGGTGCGGGTCCTCTACCCCACCCTCAAGCTCGCCGGCGAGGCGGGCGAGGTGGCCGAGAAGCTAGGGAAGCTGATGCGCGACGAGGGCTACCTGCCGGGACAGCCGCTCACGGACGCGCAGAAGGGCGCCTTGGCCGCCGAGCTGGGCGACGTGCTCTGGTACGTGGCGAACCTCGCCGCCGACCTCGGGCTGTCGCTGGAGGAGGTGGCGAGCGGCAACCTCGCGAAGCTGGCCAGCCGCCGCGCCCGCGGCGTGATCCACGGCAGCGGCGACGACCGCTGA